One window of Terriglobales bacterium genomic DNA carries:
- the ispG gene encoding flavodoxin-dependent (E)-4-hydroxy-3-methylbut-2-enyl-diphosphate synthase yields the protein MANIQRRRTVTALVGGVPVGSGAPVVVQSMTNTDTADVPGTIAQVAALARAGSELVRVTVNNDAAAAALPAIVEGLEKQGVSVPIIGDFHYNGHLLLKKYPGCARALAKYRINPGNVSIGKKDDENFRTMIEVAAENKKPVRIGVNWGSLDQQLLTRMMDENAALAEPKDAREVTMEAMVESALRSARLAEQDGLGHDQIILSAKVSGVQDLIDVYRALAARCDYPLHLGLTEAGMGAKGIVSSTAALGVLLQEGIGDTIRVSLTPAPGGDRSEEVRVAQQILQSLGMRSFTPQVTACPGCGRTTSTFFQEMAEQIQSYLREQMPLWKERYAGVEEMKVAVMGCVVNGPGESKHSNIGISLPGTFEEPKAPVFVDGRLMTTLKGDRIVAEFIQILDNYVESHYGAKTKEVARV from the coding sequence ATGGCAAACATTCAGCGCAGAAGAACCGTCACGGCCTTAGTGGGAGGAGTGCCTGTGGGCTCGGGCGCACCGGTGGTGGTGCAGTCCATGACCAACACCGACACCGCCGACGTCCCCGGAACCATCGCCCAGGTGGCGGCGCTGGCCCGCGCGGGCTCGGAGCTGGTGCGCGTCACCGTCAACAATGACGCGGCCGCGGCCGCCCTCCCGGCCATCGTCGAAGGCCTGGAAAAGCAGGGCGTGAGCGTGCCCATCATCGGCGACTTCCACTACAACGGACACCTGCTGCTCAAGAAGTACCCGGGCTGCGCCCGCGCCCTGGCCAAGTACCGCATCAACCCGGGGAACGTTTCCATCGGCAAGAAGGACGACGAGAACTTCCGCACCATGATCGAAGTGGCGGCCGAGAACAAGAAGCCGGTACGCATCGGAGTGAACTGGGGCTCGCTCGACCAGCAACTGCTCACCCGGATGATGGACGAGAACGCCGCCCTCGCCGAACCGAAAGACGCGCGCGAGGTCACCATGGAAGCCATGGTCGAGAGCGCGCTGCGCTCGGCGCGCCTGGCCGAGCAGGACGGTCTGGGCCACGACCAGATCATCCTGAGCGCCAAGGTCAGCGGCGTGCAGGACTTGATCGATGTCTATCGCGCCCTGGCCGCGCGCTGCGATTATCCCCTGCACCTCGGGTTGACCGAAGCCGGCATGGGAGCGAAAGGGATCGTCAGCAGCACCGCGGCGCTGGGCGTGCTCTTGCAGGAGGGCATCGGCGACACCATCCGCGTTTCGCTCACTCCGGCGCCCGGCGGCGATCGCAGCGAGGAAGTCCGGGTGGCGCAGCAGATCCTGCAGTCGCTGGGAATGCGCAGCTTCACCCCGCAGGTCACCGCGTGTCCTGGCTGCGGACGCACGACCAGCACCTTCTTCCAGGAGATGGCGGAGCAGATCCAGTCCTACCTGCGCGAGCAGATGCCGCTATGGAAAGAGCGCTACGCGGGAGTTGAGGAGATGAAGGTTGCGGTGATGGGATGCGTGGTGAACGGGCCGGGCGAGTCCAAGCATTCCAACATCGGCATCTCGCTGCCCGGGACGTTTGAGGAGCCCAAAGCGCCGGTCTTCGTGGACGGCCGCCTCATGACCACGCTCAAGGGCGACCGCATCGTGGCGGAGTTCATCCAGA
- a CDS encoding site-2 protease family protein produces MQDFLITIVSVGFVLGIMILVHEFGHYAVAKLLGVRVEVFSIGFGKRLWGFRRGDTDYRISVLPLGGYVRMAGESPLESRTGDPGEFMSHPRWHRFLIVTAGPAMNLLLAVGLLTAVYMVRYEYLAFLDDKPPVVGWVGKDSAAAKAGVRPGDRITRIENVQHPGWDDLLLKVSLSPSQPVELAVQRGGETLNLSMIPATVGPSHIGDAGWIPEEPIQVGRIESGMPADRAGIKAGDQIVALNGTSVHELPAEGNPRFMIEVLIYYMQQNKEKPLEIAVLRGGQEMKFNVTPVMSDLDGSKRYRIGFAAPSLTHVNQLPPVQAFVKSIEDNRRYTLLIVELVQKMVQRKVSFKQIEGPISIARASGDAARQRGWTPLLQLMAAISLNLGILNLFPIPILDGGVLLLLMIEGTLRRDISIRIKERIYQAAFVFLVLFAVMVIYNDLGKLPVLSRYLP; encoded by the coding sequence TCGTGCTCGGGATCATGATCCTGGTGCACGAATTCGGCCACTACGCCGTGGCCAAGCTGCTGGGGGTGCGGGTGGAGGTGTTTTCCATCGGCTTCGGCAAGCGGCTTTGGGGATTCCGCCGGGGCGACACTGACTACCGCATCAGCGTGCTGCCGCTGGGCGGCTACGTGCGCATGGCGGGCGAGAGCCCGCTGGAGTCGCGCACCGGCGATCCCGGCGAGTTCATGTCGCACCCGCGCTGGCACCGCTTCCTCATCGTCACTGCCGGGCCGGCCATGAACCTGCTGCTGGCCGTCGGCTTGCTCACTGCCGTCTACATGGTGCGCTACGAGTACCTAGCCTTCCTGGATGACAAACCGCCGGTGGTGGGTTGGGTGGGGAAGGATTCGGCTGCAGCCAAGGCCGGCGTCCGCCCGGGCGACCGCATCACCCGCATCGAGAACGTCCAGCACCCCGGATGGGACGACCTGCTCTTGAAAGTCAGCTTGAGCCCTTCGCAACCGGTCGAACTGGCCGTGCAGCGCGGCGGCGAGACCCTGAACCTCAGCATGATCCCGGCGACGGTAGGGCCCAGCCACATCGGCGACGCCGGATGGATCCCCGAGGAGCCCATCCAGGTGGGCCGCATCGAGTCCGGCATGCCCGCCGACCGCGCGGGCATCAAGGCCGGTGACCAGATCGTCGCCCTCAACGGCACCTCGGTGCACGAGTTGCCGGCGGAGGGCAACCCGAGATTCATGATCGAAGTCCTCATTTATTACATGCAGCAGAACAAGGAGAAGCCGCTGGAGATCGCGGTGCTGCGCGGCGGCCAGGAGATGAAGTTCAACGTCACGCCGGTGATGTCGGACCTGGACGGCTCCAAGCGCTACCGCATCGGCTTCGCCGCGCCCAGCCTCACCCACGTGAACCAGCTGCCGCCGGTCCAGGCCTTCGTCAAGTCCATCGAGGACAACCGGCGCTACACCCTGCTGATCGTCGAGCTGGTGCAGAAGATGGTGCAGCGCAAGGTCTCCTTCAAGCAGATCGAGGGGCCCATCAGCATCGCGCGCGCCTCCGGCGACGCCGCCCGCCAGCGCGGCTGGACTCCGCTGCTCCAGCTGATGGCCGCCATCAGCCTGAACCTCGGCATCCTGAACCTGTTCCCCATCCCGATTCTGGACGGCGGCGTGCTGCTGCTGCTGATGATCGAGGGCACGCTACGCCGCGACATCAGTATCCGCATCAAGGAGCGCATCTACCAGGCGGCGTTCGTCTTCCTCGTCCTGTTCGCCGTCATGGTCATCTACAACGACCTGGGCAAGCTGCCCGTCTTGAGCCGCTACCTGCCGTAG